GAGAGCAGCGTGAAGGCCAGGTTGGCCACGCCCGAGCTGTAGTGCACGTCGACGTTCTTCGTGCTGGTGGTCCAGTAGTCGTGCGACACGCCGTCCTTGGCCGGGTCGTACATGTAGCGCAGGGCGTCGTTCGGGGTGGCCGGGGTCCAGATGTCGTCGCCGACCATGAACACCGCGTTGGTGGTCGCCCAGGTGCCCGAGGCGTAGCTCTCGCAGTACGCGCCGAAGATGTCGCTGAGCGCCTCGTTGAGGCCACCGGACTCACCCGAGTAGGTCAGGTTGGACTCGTGCTCGGTCACGCCGTGGGTGAGCTCGTGCGTGGTCACGTCCGCGGACAGACCCAGCATGCCCGAGTTCACGCCGTCGCCATCGCCGTACACCATCTGGACGCTGTTCCAGTAGGCGTTCACGTAGTTGCGGCTGTAGTGCACGGTGCTGATGAGCGTGCCGCCCGCGTTGTCGAGGCCGTCGCGGCCGAAGTTCGTCTTGTAGCAGTCGTAGGTGCCACCCAGCGCGGCGTAGTTGCCATCGACGTGGGCATCACCCGAGGCCGCCTGGCCCTCGGAGCGCTTGAGCGTGCCGGGGGTGCTGGTGCCGTTGTTGGCCGAGTACACCTTGCGGTTGAGCGCCGAGTGGATCTTCGTGTGGCGCGCCAGGATGGAGCCATCCAGGGCGCTCACGTAGACGGCCTCCTTGATGGGCAGGTCCAGGCCCTCGCCGCTCACCATGGCCTCATAGGCCAGCTTGAGCTTGTCGCTGGGCGTGGGGCGCACGTACACCAGGCGCACGCCGTCGACCTGCAGGTGACGGCCGGTGGTGCTGTCCAGGGCGGCCGTCTTCGCGGCCTCCTCGGAGATGCTCGCGCGGGCGGGGGCGATCTCACCGTCACGCGCCGTGCCGTTGGCCGCGATGATGGTGTTGTCCTGGCCGACGTGGATGACCATCTCCTCGTTGACCACGGGCAGGCCGTTCTTCGTCTGGCCGAAGCGGATGTGCGTCACGCCCTGCTCGTCCGTGCGCGAGCGCTTGGCGACCAGGTCCGCCGAGTTCAGGCGGAACGCCGCGGCGATGCCGGGCAGCGCCTTGCTCACGCGACCACCGGAGCCCACGGCCAGACCCTGCACCTCGTCGGCCTTGCCAAGCTGGCCGGTGATCATGAAGGGGATGCCGTTGGCCTCCTGGCCGGCGATCTGGGCCGAGGGCAGCGCCGCGAGCGCGGCCTGGATGTCGGCGAGAGAATCGGTGGCCTCATCGAACTTCTGCTCACCCTCGGGCAGCTGGGTGTTGTCGACCTCGCAGGCGGCGAGGGGCAGGGCGAGCAACGCGGCAGCAAGGAAGCGAATACGAGTCACTGGGGGGACTCCTCCTGGGCGACAGCGGGGATGCCGTCACACGCCCTTTCCCATGAGCAGGAACCGGGCCAGCCGCCAAAGCCTGGGAATGACAGTCTTGTGAACTCTCCAGGCCAGTCCCTGTGGAGCGTGAATGTCACGCCTTTTCCGCACCGCGTCGTAAAACCTTCTTACAACTCGAAAAAAAAGCCCAGGAATTCAGGGTATTTAGCGCCCCTCCATTTTGGGTGTCCGAGTCCGCTACAGTCTGTCCTGAATCAGGACACCCCATCCGGCACACACGTCTCCAGGCCGCCCGTACAGGCTGTATACACAATTGAAGCTCTAGTGGAAATATTCGTGTTCGAACCGTCCCCGGGATTCGGGCGGCGTCCAGACTCAGAGGACGTCCAGGCCGGCCAGCAGGGACTGGAGGGATTCGATCGTGGTGCGCAGCTCGGGGACGGAGAGCTGGGCGAGCTGCGTCTTGCGTGCCTTGCGCAGGAAGGCATCGAGCGAGGGATCTCGCCCGTAGAGGGACTGGGCGCTGGCGGCGGCCTCGGCCACGGTGCGTGCCGCCACGAGGGGCTCCGTGCTCAACAACCCCATGGCCCGCTCCAGCCGCACCCCACACCCCGCCCACACCTCGCGGTCATGAGTGATGAGCACCTGGCGCTTGTTCACGCTGGACAGCGAGCGCACGAAGGCATCCAGCTCCTCCACCAGCGACAGCAGCTCCTGCTTGAGCAGCGACGCCTGGGTGGCGAGCCTGCCCACCCGGCCGCGCAGCTCGATGATCTGCCGCTTGTCCTGCGCGCGCAGGTGGCGGTAGGCCACGGTGCGCCCGAAGGCATCCAGCTCCGTCTGCAACTGCTGGGCGTTCCACTGCACGTCCTCGGGCTCGGCCTCGCGCACCCGGCCCAGCCGCGCCGCGACGATGCGCGACAGGTCCGCGACAATGGCCCGCACCATCACCGCCGCCTGCACCTCCGCCTCGTGCCCGGGCACCACCTGCTGCCGCGTCACCGGCCCGAAGGCGCTGGCCGACTCGAAGACGAGGTTGCCAATCTGCTCGCGGAAGCGCTCGCGCAGCCGCTGGATCTCCGCCAGCAGCGTCCACCGGTCCGACACGACCGAGGGGTTGCGCATCGTCTCGCCCAACTGGGTGACGCCCTGGGCGAGCTGTTGCATCCAGCCCTGGAGCAGCTCGGTGGCGTCCTTGGCGCGCCGGGCCTCCACGCTGGCCTGCAGGGGCAGGTCCCCGCCCGAGGCACCCGCCACCGACCGCGACGCGCACTGCTCGCGGATGACGTTGAGCAGCCGGTTGACGTCCATCACCGTGTCCCGGATGACGGGCGCCATCTCCTCCCACAGCGACAGGTCCGGACTGTCCTCCACGCTGGCCGTCTCGTACTTCAGCAGGTCCAGATCGCTCAGGCGCAGGATGGCCTGGCCCGCGGCCGCGTACACCTCGCGCATGCGTTGGGCGAAGGCCTGATCCGAGAGGGAGCACAGGAGCTCTTCGAGCCGGGGGGACAGCGCGGACGGGGGCGAGGTATCGGCGGACACGGCGCTCCCCACTGTACTCGACTTCGGCGGGGGTGCGATCTATGCATTCGCGCGCATGCTCCAGGTCCTGCTCCTGAATGAAGGCCGCGTCCTCACCGGAGGCGAGGAATTGCTCGAGCAGCCCGGGCGCAAGTGGATCGACGTCCTCCAACCCACCGAGGAGGTGATGAATCGGCTGGGTGAGCGCTTCGGCCTGCACCGCCTGGCCATCGAGGACTGTCTGCACCTGGACCAGCGCCCCAAGCTGGAGGAGTACCCGAACCACCAGTTCATTGTGCTCCAGGGGTTCACCGCGCTCGCGGACGACATATGCGAGCTGACGCTGCACGAGCACCACTTCTTCCTCGGCCCGGATTGGATCATCACCGTGCACGAGCTGCCCTTTCCGGGCCTGGAGGCGGTGGGCCAGCGCATCCGCTCCGATCCCGAGGCGACGCTGGGCCGCGGCGTGGACGTGCTGCTCTACCTGCTCACGGACGCCCTGGTGGACGGCAACTTCCCCATCCTCGACCGCTTCAACGACGAGCTGGAGGATCTCGAGTCCGCGGTGTTCGAGAATCCCCAGCCGGAGCAGTTGCAGCGGGTGTTCGCGATGAAGCGCGCCCTGGTGACGCTGCGCCGGGTGCTCTCGCCCCAGCGCGACGTGGTGGGCCTGCTCGTGCGGCGGGGCATCCCCAACGTGAGCGAGCGCACCGTGCTCTACTTCCGCGACGTGTACGATCACCTGGTGCGGTTGTACGAGCAGATCGACTCCGGGAGGGATCTGCTGGGCAACGTGATGGACGGCTACCTGTCCATGGTGGCCAACCGCACCAACGACATCACCAAGCAGCTCACCATCTTCTCCACCATCTTCCTGCCCCTGTCCTTCATCACGGGTTTCTTCGGACAGAACTTCGAGCTGCTGTCCCACCGGGGCTTCTTCTGGCTGATGTTGTTGTCGGTGTTCGGCCTGCCCACGGGACTCATGTTCTGGTTCAGGCACAAGCGCTGGCTGTAAACCCCTCTTCCTCCCGGGAGCACCCATGCCCACCCTCACCGTCGATGGCGTCCCCCTGCACTACCGCGACGAGGGCAGCGGACCGCCCGTGCTGCTCTTCCACGCGTTTCCCCTGCACGCGGACGCCTTCGCGGCGCAGGTGAAGGCCCTGTCCCACCGCTACCGCTTCATCCTGCCGGACGTACGGGGGCTCGGACGGAGCGCGCCGGGCGAAGGGCCCACGGAGATGTCACGCATCGCCCGGGATGGCCTGGCGCTCCTCGACGCGCTGGGCGTGGAGTCGGCGGTGGTGGGCGGCGTGTCCATGGGCGGCTACGCCAGCATGGCCCTCTTGCGCGAGGACGCGGGCCGCGTCCGGGGGCTCGTGCTCGTGGACACGCAGGCGGGGGCGGATGACGAGGCGGGACGCGCACGCCGGGAAGCCGCGGCCCAGGAGGCCCTGCGCGAGGGCTCCGAGGCGAGCGTGCGCACGATGTTGCCGCGCCTGGTGGCCGCGGGCCCGGAGTCGGACGTGGGGCGCGAGGTGGCGGCGCTCATGCGCGCGGCCACGCCCGAGGGCCTCGCCGCGGCCCAGCGGGGCATGGCCCTGCGCCCGGACAGCAAGGACATCCTCGCGCGCTATGCCGGCCCCGCCCTCGTCGTGGTGGGCGAGAAGGATGCCCTCACCCCGCCGGACAAGGCCCGGCAGATGGCGGACCTCATCTCCGGCGCGCGGCTGGAAATCATCCCGGACGCGGGGCACCTGTCCAACCAGGAGCGGCCCGAGGCGTTCAACGCCGTGCTCGAGCGCTTCCTCTCGGAGCTGTGAACGCCGGACTCACGGCGCGCAGTTGACGAGCGCGTTGTCCGTGGTGCACGTGCCGCACGTCCGGGTGCGCACCAGCGTGCCCATGCGGCACTCGAGCACGGCCTTGCCATCCTCCGTGCACAACCCCCGGCCCTCGGCGGTGAGCGCGCACGCGTCCCCCTCGACGCTGCCGCGCATGTCACACACCACCTTGCCCGAGGCCTCGTCGCACCCCTCGCTTCCCCGGCACGGCAGCGCGCGCCAGGCCGAGTTGCGGCACTCCAGCGCCTCCTTCTCGGAGGCACAGGTGAACGCGGTGCTGTCCTTGCACGCATCGCCAGCCTTGGCGCCACATGCGGACAGGAGGAAGGAGCCGAGCAGCAACGATGACAGGACCCAGGTGCGATTCATCACGGCGCGGGACGATCCCAGGCGCCGAGGGTCCGGTCAACCCAGCTCAACCCCCCAGGGTCTCGCGGAAGAACCTCCGGAAGTTTCCCCCGAGCACGCGCTCCACGAGCGCCTCGGGGTGACGGCGCAGCAGCACCTGGGTGAGCTTGGGCAGATCCGTCACGTCCTGGATGCCCTTGGGCAGGGCCACCATGCCGTCATAGTCCGAGCCGATCCCCACCCCCTCCTCCCCCATCACGTCCAGCGCATGCTCGATGTGGCGCACGACGTCATCGATGGCGTCCCCCCCCAGGTACACGGGCGCGAGGATGATGCCCACCACGCCGCCGCGCCGGGCGATGCCCCGCAGCACCTCGTCCGAGAGGTTGCGCCAGCCGCCCCCCGCGCCACGCACCCCCGTGTGGGAGGAGAAGACACGGGCCGTGGGGTGGGCGAGGATGTCCGTCAGCGTCCGCTCGGAGGCATGGGCCAGGTCCACTCCCATGCCCACGCGCGCCATCTCCTCCAGTACCGCGTGCCCCAGGGGTGATAGGGGCCGGTTGCCCATCAGCGGAAAAGAGGAGCCTCCCGCCTCGTTGTTGGACAGGTGCGTGAGCCCCATGAAGCGCACGCCGCGCTGGTGCAGCTCCGCCACGCGCTCCACCCGCCCCTCGAGCGCATGCGAGCCCTCGATGCCGAGCACGGCCGACAGCCGCCCCGCCGCGAGGTTCTCCTCCAGTGCGCCCCCCGAGGTCACGATGCCCACCTGCCCCTCGGAGCGGCGGCAGAACTCCTCCAGGCGCTCGATCTGCCACAGGGCGCGCGACCATTCACTCGCGCGGGCCGCCCGGGGCCACCCCCGCATCAGGGCGAAGGTCTCGAAGCCGCCGATGAAGGGAAAGCCGCGGGTGACGATCGTGAAGCATTGCAACTTCATCCCCACCTCGCGCAGGCGGGGAAAGTCCACGTGCCCCTCGGAGGAGCGCTCGCAGAGATCGCGATTCCACATCAGCGAGTCCGCGTGCCCGTCCGCGATGCACCAGCGCCGGTGCAACTCCATCACATCCTGCATCGAGGGATACATGGTCAGCGAGTCTGGAGCCTCGCGCGTTCCAGCTCAAGCCCTCCTCACGGGCATGAAAGGGCGGACACCGTGTCCGCCCCCCCCGCGAGGCGCCCTGCTACTTCTTCTTCTTCGATTGCGCGGCGCGCTCCTTGGTCACCTCGATGCCGCGCAGCACCTTGTCCCCGTCCTCGTTGAATTGATAGGTGGCCCGCACCTCGTCGCCCACCTGCAGGGTCGACAGGGCCAGGGGCTGATCGTCACGCATCAACTGCACCTGCTCGTCCACGTGCAGGGTCACGATGCGATTCTTCTTGGGAACGGAGATCGTCATCCCCTTGTCCGACACCGAGCGGATGACGCCCTTCTCCTGCATCGTGTCGGTGCGGAGCATGCCGCTGCCGCCCGTGCCGCTGCCGCCCGTTCCCTGGTTGTCGTCACCCCAGCCCGGCGTGGGCAACGTGACCATGGACTGCCGGACATCCTCTTCGAACGGCTGCTGCATTTGATCGAATTGCCGCTGGCCTGGCTGGTGGCTCCCGGCGCCCGAGCCTCCCATGGGCCATTGCTCGAACTGAGAGGAGTTGTTCCCCTGGGCATGGGCCACGCCCGGAACACCCATCGTCAGGGTCAGACCCGCCACCACCACTGCCGAGATCATCCATTGACGCATGTGCCATTCCCTTTCAGGTTTTGTTCCCCGACACGGTCCCTTTCCACGGGTCCTGAAAGAAAACTGGGCGTCGGCCCCCCTTCAGGAAAAGCCTTGACGCACGAGCACACGCACGCACGCATCCTCCTCGAACAGGATGCCAGAGCACGTGCGTCATGAATAAAAAACACGGCCCCGCCCGGAGAGCGGAGGCCGTGCTGAATTCCCGCCGTCAGCAACTACTTGGCCACGTCGGGCATGTCATTCAGGCTCTTGGCGCTCGTCTTGGTGACCTCGACGCTGCGCAGCAGCATCTGGCCATTCGGGTCCATCTGGTAGGAAGCCCGGACCTCGTCGCCCGCCTTGAGGCTGGACAGGGACAGCGGCTTGTCGTCATGCATCACCTTCACCTGCGCGTCCGACTTGAAGCGCATGAGCTGATTGTCCTTGTCGGGGACGATGAGCGTGAGATTGTTGCCCGACGCCGACTGGATGGTGCCCTTCACCTCTTCCAGCTTGTTGACGGCCTGCTTGTCGCTGACCATGCCACTGCCACCCGTGGCCGTGTCCTGCTCGGAGAGTTGCTCATACTGCTTCTCGGCGAGCTTGTTCTGCTCCTCGGCCAGATCCTGACGGGCCTCGTTCACGTCCTCCTGCGCGTCCTGGGCGCTGGAGGCCACCTCCTGGTTCGCCTCGCTCTGCTCCTGAACCACCTCGCGCTGGGCCTCGGCCACGTTCTCCTGCTGCCGCTGGACGTCGCCCTTGCGCTCGCACCCCGTCACCAGACCCAGACCCGACACCACCATCACCGCCGCCATCAGCTTCCGCATGTGCCGCTCCTTTTGTTGGTTGCGTGAGAACCTTTCGGTTCAGAGCGCGGGAAACCTCCCCCCCCGCGTGGCAGGAAACTGGGACCCTGTACTTGGGATGTACAGACTTGCCAAAGGCACACCGAGGACATACGGGACCAACCCGGCCAGGGACGGCTCGGGTGCCCGCCTGCTCTACGGGGGAGCAGAACCCTCCGTACCGCCAGGGGAGGCGTCGGACGTGCGCTAGGCGCCACCGTCGCGAGAACCGCCATCCGGGGTGCCCCCGTCGGCCGTCCCCTCGTCCCCACACAGGGGCGCGCCGCCGGTGACCCACCGGTCGAGGAGGGCACGCTGCTCCTCGGAGAAGTCGGTGCTGCCCGGAGGCGGCATGTTGCGCTCGGTGACGGCGCGCGCCTTGATGCGCGCCGCCATGTCCCGGGCTCCCAGCACGCCCCCATCGCCCTCGTACACGTCGAGCCGGAAACCCTTGGGGCCAATGCCCGAGGCGCCATGGCACCCGGCCACGCACCCGGCCACCATCACCGGTTGGATGTCATTGCACCAGGTGGGCACGAGCCCGCCAGGCGGCTCGGCGATTCCGGGCCCCCGCAGCAGCTCGCAGGTGCGCCCCGCGCCAGGACGTGCCGCGACACAGGTCAGGGGCGCGGGACAGTCGGCCGCGGCGCCGCACGACTTGCCCGTGAAATCAGGGGCCTCGATGGTGCAGCCCGAGGCCAGCGCGGCCCCCAGACCCAGTATGCTCAAGCGGATGTGCTTCATGATGAACCTAGGGAGTGCCCGCGTCGTCGCAGAAGGGGGAACCGGCCGCCACCCAGCGCTTGATGAGATCGCGCTCGGCGGCGAGCGCGGTGGGGCTGGCGCCCGGAGGCATGTTGCGTTGATCCACCGCCCGGACCTTGATGCGCTCGGCCATCTCGAGCGCGCCCTTGGGCGAGGTGGACGAGTACTCGTCGAGCCGGAACTCCGGGTGGCCACTGCTCGACGTCGCGCCGTGACACGTGGACACGCAGTTGGCCACCATCACCGGTTGGATGTCATTGCACCAGGTGGGGGTGCGCACGGGCCCGGCGTCGGGGGGACTCCCGGCGTCGAAGTCCAGGGGCGCGGGCGGATAGAGCACCTCACACAGGCGCTCGCCCTCGGTGACAGTGACGCAGCGGTGGGTCGAGGGACAATCGGCGTCCTGCGCGCAGACCTGGGGCGGCACGGGGTTCTCGGAGATGAGGCACCCGGAGGCCGCCACGGCGCAGACGAGGAGCCCTGGGGTGAGCGGAAGGCGCATGGTGTCTGCTCTCAGAAGTGGAAGGTGAGACTCGCCTTCTCGGCGGCGGGCTCGGGCAGAAGCTCCAACACGAGCCCGTAGAGGAGCGTGGCGCCCGCCAGCCCGTAGAGCACGTTGGCGGTGGCGGCCTGAGCGCGGGCGCGGCCCAGCGCGGCGCTGGACTCGCTCGCCGAGGCGAGGGTCCGGGCACGTGCCGCCTCGCCCTGGGCGAAGTAGCCAAAGCCGATGCCGCCCAGCAGCAACACTCCCCCGCCGACGAAGGCATAGCGATGACCGTGGAGACCCGAGGACACCTGGGTGGGGGCATCCACGGCGGTGGGGGCCGCGGAGGCGGACGGCTCGGCGGCGAGGGCCGGAAGGCCCGGCGCGAGCACCAGGAAGGCGGCCAGGAGCCGGCTGCGGACGGAGTGCATGGCGGGAGACTATACCCGAGA
This DNA window, taken from Cystobacter ferrugineus, encodes the following:
- a CDS encoding M4 family metallopeptidase produces the protein MTRIRFLAAALLALPLAACEVDNTQLPEGEQKFDEATDSLADIQAALAALPSAQIAGQEANGIPFMITGQLGKADEVQGLAVGSGGRVSKALPGIAAAFRLNSADLVAKRSRTDEQGVTHIRFGQTKNGLPVVNEEMVIHVGQDNTIIAANGTARDGEIAPARASISEEAAKTAALDSTTGRHLQVDGVRLVYVRPTPSDKLKLAYEAMVSGEGLDLPIKEAVYVSALDGSILARHTKIHSALNRKVYSANNGTSTPGTLKRSEGQAASGDAHVDGNYAALGGTYDCYKTNFGRDGLDNAGGTLISTVHYSRNYVNAYWNSVQMVYGDGDGVNSGMLGLSADVTTHELTHGVTEHESNLTYSGESGGLNEALSDIFGAYCESYASGTWATTNAVFMVGDDIWTPATPNDALRYMYDPAKDGVSHDYWTTSTKNVDVHYSSGVANLAFTLLSKGGTHPRGKSTINVPGIGVQKAGAIYYKANTEYFTASTNYSQAKTYLEQAAAALYGAGSPEVAAVTASMQAVGVSVSAPPKTVYLSKTGLSASTGASLSYTLSVPAGKASTFEISGGTGDADLYVRAGAAPTTSTYDCRPYKSGNSEVCDLPAKTATTTFYIVLRAYSTFSGVSLTGSY
- the corA gene encoding magnesium/cobalt transporter CorA, which encodes MLQVLLLNEGRVLTGGEELLEQPGRKWIDVLQPTEEVMNRLGERFGLHRLAIEDCLHLDQRPKLEEYPNHQFIVLQGFTALADDICELTLHEHHFFLGPDWIITVHELPFPGLEAVGQRIRSDPEATLGRGVDVLLYLLTDALVDGNFPILDRFNDELEDLESAVFENPQPEQLQRVFAMKRALVTLRRVLSPQRDVVGLLVRRGIPNVSERTVLYFRDVYDHLVRLYEQIDSGRDLLGNVMDGYLSMVANRTNDITKQLTIFSTIFLPLSFITGFFGQNFELLSHRGFFWLMLLSVFGLPTGLMFWFRHKRWL
- a CDS encoding alpha/beta fold hydrolase, whose protein sequence is MPTLTVDGVPLHYRDEGSGPPVLLFHAFPLHADAFAAQVKALSHRYRFILPDVRGLGRSAPGEGPTEMSRIARDGLALLDALGVESAVVGGVSMGGYASMALLREDAGRVRGLVLVDTQAGADDEAGRARREAAAQEALREGSEASVRTMLPRLVAAGPESDVGREVAALMRAATPEGLAAAQRGMALRPDSKDILARYAGPALVVVGEKDALTPPDKARQMADLISGARLEIIPDAGHLSNQERPEAFNAVLERFLSEL
- a CDS encoding dipeptidase, encoding MQDVMELHRRWCIADGHADSLMWNRDLCERSSEGHVDFPRLREVGMKLQCFTIVTRGFPFIGGFETFALMRGWPRAARASEWSRALWQIERLEEFCRRSEGQVGIVTSGGALEENLAAGRLSAVLGIEGSHALEGRVERVAELHQRGVRFMGLTHLSNNEAGGSSFPLMGNRPLSPLGHAVLEEMARVGMGVDLAHASERTLTDILAHPTARVFSSHTGVRGAGGGWRNLSDEVLRGIARRGGVVGIILAPVYLGGDAIDDVVRHIEHALDVMGEEGVGIGSDYDGMVALPKGIQDVTDLPKLTQVLLRRHPEALVERVLGGNFRRFFRETLGG